Proteins encoded in a region of the bacterium genome:
- a CDS encoding glycosyltransferase family 39 protein has product MNSIPTIKKPHLIFIILSIISLIIYFFLILPFTNTPFITDELEHLLLGKGIIFNGVPYYHQGINFGPYPHTHPLLHAYIIALFLKLFYGADFSVRLIQIFCFLCNLLLIYLISKEVFKDNDKVFLIGGVAIFLFSINPAVIQGSLVMCTTLLTPLSTLFLLLFIKSGIKKYSYKNNILPGILFGVLLWVKFHALLLLPTIFLYHIINRDFKKAIVQPLIIFSLGSCLFLFTWGLYCKLFSYPFWTPFEHNFGPLLNKVSLPSNMLKDLLVSFAVLRNVVFWTSPFFILIIIFSLVEAIKRYFKNKELMLIDLLILYGSIIFIIFILTKIHGAGFILYHHPMLPAFSIVISVFVIQHLKFTQKEVMLSICLILLSTIYCLFVVGNPLLSPFALKSGVMANPIKLKIIVTKNLLSILSYLILFIGVISIIKIIKRDYNLLKVITLGTFLSLISANISLDLIQKKAIYSTRYCYGEKGFKEATSYLKKSIKPNELVLTQYDIAYASNIYLFIEIGKLPFWTGGNYKSLEETISNPQIKWIIVRKSFYDQIDYDPSPILKTRFKLEKNFGDFDIYRKI; this is encoded by the coding sequence ATGAATTCAATTCCTACAATAAAAAAGCCCCATCTAATATTTATTATCCTATCCATAATAAGTCTAATAATATATTTTTTTTTAATTCTACCATTTACCAATACACCTTTTATCACAGATGAATTAGAACATCTCCTCCTGGGTAAAGGTATCATTTTTAATGGAGTGCCTTATTATCACCAGGGGATAAATTTTGGTCCTTATCCTCATACACATCCGTTGCTACATGCATATATAATAGCCTTATTTTTAAAACTATTCTATGGAGCGGATTTCAGTGTTCGGTTAATTCAGATTTTTTGCTTTTTATGTAATTTACTCTTAATTTATCTAATCTCAAAGGAAGTCTTCAAAGACAATGACAAAGTTTTTCTGATAGGAGGAGTTGCTATATTTTTATTTTCGATAAATCCTGCGGTAATTCAAGGTAGTTTAGTGATGTGCACAACTCTTCTCACACCACTCTCAACCTTATTTCTTTTACTTTTTATCAAATCTGGAATTAAAAAATATAGTTACAAAAATAATATTTTACCTGGTATTTTATTTGGAGTGTTATTATGGGTAAAATTTCACGCACTTCTATTATTACCAACTATTTTCCTATATCATATAATTAATAGAGATTTTAAAAAAGCTATAGTTCAACCATTAATTATCTTTAGTCTGGGAAGTTGTCTATTTTTATTTACCTGGGGATTATATTGTAAGTTATTTTCTTATCCATTTTGGACACCATTTGAACATAACTTTGGTCCTCTTCTAAATAAAGTATCTTTGCCATCTAATATGTTAAAAGATTTATTGGTATCATTTGCAGTATTGAGAAATGTAGTCTTCTGGACATCACCATTTTTTATACTCATAATAATCTTTAGTCTTGTAGAAGCGATAAAGAGATACTTTAAAAATAAAGAATTAATGTTGATTGACTTATTAATTCTATATGGAAGCATTATTTTTATTATCTTTATTTTAACTAAAATACATGGTGCAGGATTTATACTTTATCATCATCCGATGTTACCTGCTTTCTCGATTGTAATATCAGTATTTGTCATCCAACATCTTAAATTTACCCAAAAAGAGGTGATGTTATCTATTTGTTTAATTCTTTTGAGTACTATATATTGCCTATTTGTAGTAGGTAATCCACTTTTGTCACCTTTTGCTCTAAAATCAGGTGTAATGGCTAATCCAATTAAATTAAAAATCATAGTGACAAAAAACCTTCTATCAATTCTCTCTTATTTAATACTTTTTATAGGTGTAATAAGTATAATAAAGATTATTAAGAGAGATTATAATTTATTAAAGGTTATAACATTAGGAACTTTTCTATCATTAATCTCTGCAAATATAAGTCTTGATTTGATACAAAAAAAGGCAATTTATTCTACTAGATATTGCTATGGAGAAAAAGGATTTAAAGAGGCAACTTCATATCTTAAAAAGTCTATTAAGCCAAATGAATTGGTTCTTACTCAATATGACATTGCCTATGCAAGCAATATATACTTATTTATTGAAATTGGAAAACTACCTTTTTGGACAGGGGGAAATTATAAGAGTCTGGAAGAAACAATAAGTAACCCTCAAATTAAATGGATAATAGTGAGAAAAAGTTTCTACGACCAAATAGATTATGACCCA
- a CDS encoding glycosyltransferase family 9 protein: MTKLENSGKVKKILVVRNDRIGDLILSLPAIASLRKGYPDAHIGVLIREYTQEILWNNPDIDEIIIDRNQDVFELARQIAEKRFDLAIVLYPNWRNGWLCWLSGIPWRIGTGYKPVGILFNQKAYIHRTKIVHHEMDYCLKLVEKAGVQSVREKIRLQIKKEDKEYAQSLLEKYQVGNTIPLIGIHPGSGGSALNWPEHLYGRLIDLLSEKYGVKVVLSGSKEEVERILPQTYSQPVNLAGQTTLGQLMAVYSFYHLFIGPSTGPMHIAAGLGKPVIALFPPIRTQSSAKWGPPGEGHTVLMPDEIKCQYKRCRLQKCPFYNCMAQITPERILMAVEKQLS, translated from the coding sequence ATGACTAAATTAGAAAATAGCGGCAAGGTAAAAAAGATACTTGTGGTAAGAAATGACCGAATAGGTGATTTAATCTTAAGTCTACCCGCGATAGCATCCTTAAGAAAAGGTTATCCTGATGCTCATATTGGGGTTTTAATTCGGGAATATACGCAGGAGATTTTATGGAATAATCCCGATATAGATGAGATAATTATTGACCGGAATCAGGATGTGTTTGAATTAGCCCGGCAGATAGCAGAAAAAAGATTTGACCTGGCAATAGTTCTTTATCCAAATTGGCGAAATGGCTGGCTCTGTTGGTTAAGTGGTATACCCTGGCGAATAGGAACAGGATATAAACCAGTTGGTATCTTATTTAACCAGAAGGCATATATTCACCGCACAAAAATTGTTCATCATGAAATGGACTATTGCCTGAAATTAGTTGAAAAAGCGGGTGTTCAATCTGTAAGAGAAAAAATTCGACTACAGATAAAGAAAGAAGATAAAGAATACGCTCAATCTTTATTGGAAAAATATCAGGTAGGGAATACCATTCCTTTAATTGGTATCCATCCTGGGAGTGGGGGGTCTGCTTTAAATTGGCCTGAGCATCTGTATGGTCGTTTAATTGACCTTTTGAGTGAAAAATACGGGGTAAAGGTCGTGTTAAGTGGAAGTAAAGAAGAGGTGGAGAGAATATTGCCTCAAACATACTCTCAACCAGTTAATTTAGCCGGCCAGACGACTCTGGGACAATTAATGGCTGTGTATTCATTTTATCATCTTTTTATTGGACCCAGCACCGGACCAATGCACATCGCGGCCGGGCTGGGTAAGCCAGTAATAGCTTTATTTCCACCCATTCGCACTCAAAGCTCGGCTAAATGGGGACCTCCGGGAGAAGGACATACAGTGCTTATGCCTGATGAGATAAAATGCCAATATAAACGGTGCAGATTACAAAAATGCCCATTCTATAACTGTATGGCACAAATTACCCCGGAACGGATATTAATGGCTGTAGAAAAACAATTATCGTAA
- a CDS encoding glycosyltransferase family 2 protein produces MGISVIIITYNEEENIKDCLESVKWADEIVVVDSKSSDKTVEICKEYTDKIIQRKWEGYGLQKQFALEKATSEWVLSIDADERVTAQLKDEILQSQLNKDGYYIPFKFYWLGRELRYGGCGHEKHIRLFKRQKAKFTQALVHEDLFIDGEIGYFKNYILHFSYKDIRDYFERFNQYSGIEALKKFNQGEKVIFTLQILLSCVDFISRYIFKLGFLDGTQGFLWAIFSSFHRLVKYAKLWEMTHSKIQNPK; encoded by the coding sequence TTGGGTATATCTGTCATCATCATTACCTATAACGAAGAAGAGAATATCAAGGATTGTTTAGAAAGTGTCAAATGGGCAGATGAAATAGTGGTTGTGGATTCTAAAAGCAGTGATAAAACGGTTGAGATTTGTAAGGAATATACGGATAAAATAATCCAGAGAAAATGGGAAGGATACGGTCTTCAAAAACAATTTGCTTTAGAAAAGGCAACATCAGAGTGGGTATTGAGCATTGATGCAGATGAACGAGTAACAGCGCAACTAAAAGATGAAATACTCCAGAGCCAACTAAATAAAGATGGGTATTACATTCCGTTTAAATTCTACTGGCTTGGCAGAGAATTGCGATATGGCGGCTGTGGTCACGAAAAACATATCCGGTTGTTCAAAAGACAAAAGGCTAAATTTACTCAAGCCCTGGTTCATGAAGACCTGTTTATTGATGGAGAAATAGGCTATTTTAAAAATTATATCCTTCATTTTAGTTACAAAGATATTAGAGATTATTTCGAAAGGTTTAATCAATATTCCGGTATTGAGGCTTTAAAAAAATTTAACCAGGGAGAAAAAGTAATATTTACGCTACAAATTTTACTTTCCTGCGTAGATTTCATTAGCCGATATATTTTTAAATTAGGATTTTTAGATGGGACTCAAGGCTTTTTATGGGCAATCTTTTCCTCTTTTCATCGATTAGTAAAGTATGCTAAATTGTGGGAAATGACCCACTCAAAAATTCAAAATCCAAAATGA
- a CDS encoding NUDIX hydrolase, with translation MRQKRYKNPIPTVDIIIELEDKGIILINRKNPPYGWAIPGGFVDYGESLEQTAVREAKEETSLDVQLIKQFHTYSNPERDPRHHTITTVYLARATGTPKADDDAKQIGVFTQETLPQNLAFDHKKILQDYFNNLF, from the coding sequence GTGAGACAAAAAAGATATAAAAATCCTATTCCTACAGTTGATATAATCATTGAGTTGGAAGATAAAGGGATTATTTTAATTAATCGCAAAAATCCACCTTATGGCTGGGCAATTCCGGGTGGATTTGTTGATTATGGTGAGAGTTTAGAACAAACCGCCGTCCGCGAGGCAAAAGAAGAAACTTCACTTGATGTCCAGCTGATAAAACAATTCCATACTTACTCAAATCCGGAAAGAGACCCAAGACACCACACCATTACCACCGTTTATCTCGCCAGAGCAACGGGCACACCTAAAGCAGATGATGATGCCAAACAAATAGGGGTTTTCACTCAAGAAACCCTACCCCAAAACCTTGCCTTCGACCATAAAAAGATATTGCAAGATTACTTTAATAATTTATTTTAA
- the amrB gene encoding AmmeMemoRadiSam system protein B: protein MIRRPVVAGQFYPGNPERLEEEIKNYLIADAVQEEVIGLIAPHAGYIYSGSTAGAVYSRIKPAQTFIILCPNHTGYGKPFAIMTKGIWETALGSVPIDFQLADQLLSSSKHLQEDHLAHLYEHSIEVQLPFLQVLFKENAFQIVPICVSHSRDEDYKQLGLEIGKILKNLSKKVVIIASSDMTHYESHEDAQRKDKIAIDSILKLDEEILLENVHIFHITMCGYIPAVIMLVAAKELGAKEAELVKYTTSGETTGDYQQVVGYAGIIVK from the coding sequence ATGATAAGAAGACCTGTAGTCGCAGGACAGTTTTATCCAGGGAATCCAGAAAGGTTGGAAGAGGAGATAAAAAACTATCTCATAGCTGATGCTGTTCAGGAAGAGGTTATCGGGTTAATTGCCCCACATGCTGGTTATATCTATTCTGGCTCTACGGCTGGGGCAGTTTATTCAAGGATTAAACCTGCTCAAACCTTTATTATTCTATGCCCAAATCATACTGGCTACGGCAAACCATTTGCGATTATGACTAAAGGTATTTGGGAAACAGCATTAGGGAGTGTTCCGATTGATTTCCAGCTCGCTGACCAACTTCTATCTTCGTCAAAACATCTGCAAGAAGACCATCTTGCCCATCTTTACGAACATTCAATTGAAGTTCAACTTCCTTTTCTTCAGGTTCTATTTAAAGAAAATGCCTTTCAAATCGTCCCAATTTGCGTAAGTCATTCCAGAGATGAGGATTATAAACAGTTAGGACTTGAGATAGGTAAAATCCTTAAAAATCTCTCAAAAAAGGTAGTCATAATTGCCTCATCAGATATGACTCATTATGAGTCTCATGAGGATGCCCAGCGCAAGGATAAAATAGCCATTGATTCTATCTTAAAATTAGACGAAGAGATACTTCTGGAAAATGTCCATATCTTCCATATTACTATGTGTGGATACATCCCGGCGGTGATTATGTTAGTTGCGGCTAAAGAATTAGGGGCTAAAGAGGCAGAACTGGTCAAATACACGACCTCAGGTGAGACAACAGGAGATTATCAACAAGTCGTGGGTTATGCGGGGATTATAGTCAAGTGA
- a CDS encoding transposase, whose amino-acid sequence MPRVARIMIENIPYHVPQRGNRREDIFFGDEDRKKYLEWLKVYSERYGLKIWAYCLMTNHIHLVVVACHKDSLEKTMRSLHTRYAIHINRSRDWSGHLWQG is encoded by the coding sequence ATGCCACGGGTAGCGAGAATAATGATAGAAAACATTCCTTACCATGTCCCCCAACGAGGTAACAGGAGAGAGGATATATTTTTTGGAGATGAAGACCGCAAGAAGTATCTTGAATGGCTCAAGGTGTATTCAGAAAGATATGGATTAAAGATATGGGCGTATTGCTTGATGACAAACCATATCCATTTAGTAGTAGTTGCTTGTCATAAGGATTCCCTGGAAAAGACAATGCGTTCATTGCATACGAGGTATGCCATCCACATAAATCGTTCAAGGGATTGGAGTGGTCACCTTTGGCAAGGATGA
- a CDS encoding SagB/ThcOx family dehydrogenase, translating to MAIIFLPKPKTAGKMSIEEAIARRQSIRNFRQDPLTLEQLSQLLWSAQGITEQFRRAVPSAGATYPLEVFAVIGIVEGMNSGVHHYHPMKHSLELIKEGDFRRELASAALNQEFIACAPLDIVICAEYSRTTFRYGSRGEKYVYMEVGHAGQNLSLIAETLGLGTVVIGAFIDEEVTRCLSLPKKFAPLYIMPFGYPG from the coding sequence ATGGCTATAATTTTCTTACCCAAGCCTAAAACCGCAGGGAAGATGTCTATTGAGGAGGCAATTGCGCGGAGGCAGTCCATACGCAACTTCAGACAGGACCCACTTACACTCGAACAGTTATCCCAACTTCTCTGGTCAGCACAAGGAATAACTGAACAATTCCGTCGTGCTGTTCCTTCGGCTGGGGCAACTTATCCTTTAGAGGTTTTTGCCGTAATTGGCATAGTTGAAGGAATGAATTCTGGCGTGCATCATTATCATCCAATGAAACATAGCCTTGAGCTAATTAAAGAAGGGGATTTTAGAAGGGAATTAGCCTCAGCCGCACTTAATCAGGAATTCATTGCCTGTGCACCACTGGATATTGTTATTTGTGCCGAATATAGCCGAACAACCTTCAGATATGGCAGTCGTGGCGAAAAATATGTCTATATGGAGGTAGGTCATGCAGGACAAAATCTTTCTTTAATCGCAGAAACATTAGGATTAGGCACAGTCGTTATTGGCGCATTCATTGATGAGGAAGTAACCCGATGTTTAAGTCTGCCTAAAAAATTTGCCCCATTATATATTATGCCATTTGGCTATCCAGGATAA
- the miaA gene encoding tRNA (adenosine(37)-N6)-dimethylallyltransferase MiaA, which translates to MYPLIIIAGPTAVGKTELAHLLAQKSGGEIISADSRQVYRYMDIGTAKPDKLLCQELPYHLIDIVYPDENWTVADFKEKAEETITKVHSHKRFPFLVGGTGLYIKAITTGLFPSPAPSATIRHNLQLQLTQFGTAYLYDKLCQVDKEKAEKLNPNDTRRIIRALEVFYQTGIPISQLQQHKTQKKDYNLIMICLNKERDKLYCQINERVDRMIKQGFVEEVQSLLKMGYNENLIAMEAVGYKQIISYLKGDYDLNETIEMIKQQTRNFAKRQLTWFRAEKRFTWFSPKDKDKIYEFILNSLKIN; encoded by the coding sequence ATGTATCCACTTATTATTATTGCCGGACCGACTGCGGTCGGTAAAACAGAATTAGCTCATCTGCTTGCTCAAAAATCAGGTGGAGAGATTATCTCTGCTGATTCAAGACAGGTATATCGCTATATGGACATTGGCACGGCAAAACCTGATAAACTTCTCTGTCAGGAACTTCCATATCATTTGATAGATATCGTTTATCCAGATGAAAATTGGACTGTGGCTGACTTTAAAGAAAAAGCAGAGGAAACAATTACTAAGGTTCATTCGCACAAACGGTTTCCTTTCTTAGTTGGCGGCACAGGATTATACATCAAGGCAATCACTACTGGCCTTTTTCCCTCTCCAGCCCCTTCTGCGACTATTCGCCATAATCTTCAACTCCAGCTGACCCAATTTGGCACCGCATACCTTTATGACAAACTTTGTCAGGTGGATAAAGAAAAGGCAGAAAAATTAAATCCAAATGATACCCGCAGAATAATTCGGGCATTAGAAGTATTCTATCAAACAGGAATACCCATCTCTCAACTTCAACAGCATAAAACTCAGAAAAAAGATTATAATCTTATTATGATTTGTTTAAATAAAGAGCGTGATAAGTTATATTGTCAGATTAATGAACGGGTAGATAGGATGATAAAACAAGGATTTGTGGAGGAAGTCCAATCTTTACTTAAAATGGGTTATAATGAAAATTTAATCGCTATGGAAGCCGTTGGGTATAAACAGATAATTAGTTATTTGAAAGGGGATTATGATTTAAATGAAACAATTGAAATGATAAAACAACAAACACGAAATTTTGCCAAACGCCAGCTTACATGGTTTCGTGCAGAAAAAAGATTTACCTGGTTTTCACCGAAAGATAAAGATAAAATCTATGAGTTTATTTTGAATTCACTAAAAATCAATTGA
- the queD gene encoding 6-carboxytetrahydropterin synthase QueD: MYRVRVEAQFCAAHKIIGHQDKCSKLHGHNWNVEVIVSNDKLNKSGMIIDFDELKEWTKKVIEPLDHQNLNELKPFSNSSPTAEAIAQYLYLELQKLLSQVKLEEVKVWETPTCWASYSRQDFYGGE, encoded by the coding sequence ATGTATCGAGTAAGAGTTGAGGCACAATTTTGTGCCGCACATAAAATAATAGGTCATCAAGATAAATGCTCCAAACTCCATGGACATAATTGGAATGTAGAAGTAATTGTGAGCAATGATAAACTAAATAAATCAGGGATGATTATCGATTTTGATGAATTAAAAGAGTGGACGAAAAAGGTCATTGAACCTTTAGACCATCAAAATCTGAACGAACTAAAACCTTTTTCAAATTCAAGCCCAACCGCAGAGGCAATTGCCCAATATCTTTATCTTGAACTACAAAAATTATTGAGTCAAGTCAAACTTGAAGAGGTAAAGGTCTGGGAAACGCCCACCTGCTGGGCATCTTATTCAAGGCAGGATTTTTATGGAGGCGAATGA
- a CDS encoding DUF6485 family protein encodes MRECNVAQNKKGCTCTYDPCPRKGICCECIQYHWRMKQLPGCLFPPNVERTYDRSIEKFIQTYQR; translated from the coding sequence ATGAGAGAATGTAATGTTGCCCAGAATAAAAAAGGGTGCACTTGCACCTATGACCCCTGTCCTCGGAAGGGTATTTGTTGCGAATGTATTCAATACCACTGGCGTATGAAACAACTACCAGGCTGTTTATTTCCACCAAATGTTGAAAGAACTTATGATAGGTCAATAGAAAAATTTATCCAGACATATCAAAGGTAG